The Desertibacillus haloalkaliphilus genome includes a window with the following:
- a CDS encoding electron transport protein: protein MSKKKIFFIVLAVLIVAYAGVYFLEPKYAFIPSEDQVLNESMTFVSTVAGENQLHSYDLWGTTIQPNEAEEMKKTADGQAVLSPDYGAIRVDDEFIDLGREMFYKETFNNEEFLTDIMGILDGPITVTNISKAILELRGGHTNNLQVELAEDITLGGKTYKKGEKVDTGLDVPKGSLTPLGMPITFADGRIKAGVSCAACHATVDRNTGKVIEGAPNRDFNAGLVMAMAPNSAAYFTNTDVDSLKEYIRDSKRTVMNSKGEEEPLPDAKALEEAVDETLVKWPSGNFDSTMDLESNPMQIPDSFTLGDHPYGWTGFASVGPFKGLSALNNNVHAQNSDTLAQFEQSNELFDIDKEVYIATILQNAPRKKYRYNPDDGEKPSKFLATVDESPEVPGVNEMVKPPQFPNVSMISPNGTVVSSRGFNVGEQINAMSAYQNTLVPPRYEEESITEETKARGRKVFNEAGCGTCHAGETLTNHRVIPVEEIQTEGSRAKAFKDTQEIFDNSYYYAPNTPVPVPDDANILKVPTEHLDDEQINLAYAHDGSDGGYKVKGLIGLAYTAPYLHDGGVAVGPNIKTDVGIPGTLNKGIEPDPRNSLRAMIDQSLRERVIAANKASSDLQDVHIKGVGHTYWVDETTGFSEEDQEALIDYLLSLTASEER, encoded by the coding sequence ATGAGCAAGAAAAAGATTTTTTTTATTGTTCTAGCTGTTCTTATTGTTGCTTATGCAGGCGTTTATTTTCTTGAACCAAAATATGCTTTTATCCCTTCAGAAGATCAAGTGTTAAATGAAAGCATGACATTTGTTTCTACTGTTGCTGGTGAAAATCAGCTCCATTCTTACGACCTATGGGGGACAACCATTCAGCCTAATGAGGCGGAGGAAATGAAGAAAACAGCAGATGGCCAAGCTGTTTTGTCACCAGATTATGGTGCGATAAGGGTAGATGATGAATTTATTGATTTAGGAAGAGAGATGTTTTACAAAGAAACATTCAATAATGAAGAATTTTTGACCGATATTATGGGAATTTTAGACGGACCAATTACTGTTACAAACATCTCAAAAGCGATTTTAGAATTACGAGGAGGGCATACGAACAATTTACAAGTTGAATTAGCCGAGGACATTACCCTTGGTGGCAAGACGTATAAAAAAGGTGAAAAAGTCGATACAGGATTAGATGTTCCAAAAGGATCATTAACCCCATTAGGAATGCCAATTACGTTCGCTGATGGTCGTATAAAAGCAGGTGTTAGTTGTGCTGCGTGTCACGCAACTGTAGATCGTAATACTGGGAAAGTGATTGAGGGTGCACCAAATCGTGACTTTAATGCTGGACTTGTCATGGCGATGGCACCCAATTCAGCTGCTTATTTTACAAACACAGATGTTGATTCACTAAAAGAATACATACGAGATTCGAAGCGAACGGTGATGAATTCCAAAGGGGAAGAAGAGCCGTTACCTGATGCGAAAGCGTTAGAAGAAGCTGTGGATGAGACACTTGTTAAATGGCCATCCGGAAATTTCGATTCGACGATGGATCTAGAGAGTAATCCAATGCAAATTCCAGACTCTTTTACCCTTGGTGATCACCCGTATGGTTGGACTGGGTTTGCCTCAGTTGGACCATTTAAAGGGTTAAGTGCATTAAATAATAATGTTCATGCGCAAAACTCAGATACGCTTGCTCAATTCGAGCAGAGCAATGAATTATTTGATATCGATAAAGAAGTGTATATTGCAACAATTTTACAAAATGCACCGCGAAAAAAATACCGTTATAACCCGGATGATGGTGAGAAACCATCAAAGTTTCTTGCCACGGTTGATGAATCACCTGAAGTTCCAGGTGTTAATGAAATGGTTAAACCACCTCAGTTTCCCAATGTTTCGATGATATCACCAAATGGCACGGTCGTTAGTTCCCGTGGGTTTAACGTTGGCGAACAAATTAATGCGATGTCCGCTTATCAAAATACACTTGTTCCGCCGAGGTATGAAGAAGAGTCGATTACCGAGGAAACAAAAGCACGCGGTCGTAAGGTATTTAATGAAGCCGGATGTGGTACATGTCATGCCGGTGAGACGCTCACAAACCATCGCGTCATTCCAGTAGAGGAAATCCAAACAGAAGGGTCAAGAGCAAAAGCATTTAAGGATACACAAGAAATATTTGATAACTCATATTACTATGCACCAAATACACCGGTTCCTGTGCCTGATGATGCGAACATTTTAAAAGTGCCAACAGAGCATCTCGATGATGAACAAATCAATTTGGCGTATGCGCATGATGGGTCAGATGGTGGTTATAAAGTAAAAGGGTTAATTGGTCTTGCTTATACTGCGCCTTATTTGCATGATGGTGGTGTAGCAGTTGGACCTAACATAAAAACAGATGTAGGGATTCCTGGAACATTGAACAAAGGAATTGAGCCAGATCCAAGAAATAGCTTGCGAGCGATGATTGACCAAAGCTTGCGTGAAAGGGTCATTGCCGCGAACAAAGCCTCAAGCGACCTACAAGATGTTCATATCAAAGGTGTCGGTCACACGTATTGGGTTGATGAGACAACTGGGTTTTCTGAGGAAGATCAAGAGGCTTTGATCGATTACTTGCTTTCGCTAACGGCGAGTGAAGAACGTTAA
- a CDS encoding zinc-dependent alcohol dehydrogenase: protein MKSLQFDYSVPRYVITKALGRYKPSLYWDSRLSCLRLRDVPEPVLPTQDWVKIDVKYGGICGSDLNLISLNDSPATSPYASFPFTIGHEIVGKVADIGRNISGIEIGSRVAIDPVLSCQARGFTNPCPACQRGDFSLCNQKTDGDISPGLLIGACRDTGGSWGPSLVAHKSQIIPLPDEVDDSNGVLAEPFSCALHAVLRNPPKDDDTVLVIGAGVIGIGVIAAIRALGIQARILSLVKHPFQAKLAQHYGADQTIFLTRSKDYIHETAEHLKARVFKPIYGYPVVEGGASLVFECVGRKQSMNDALRLTQSGGKVVLLGLASIMDGIDWTSVWLNELEVKGSFAYSTGHYQGRTMRTLDIAVELMRSGHVDLSPLITHRFPIEQYKEALQTATKKSNQAIKVVFEH, encoded by the coding sequence TTGAAATCGTTACAATTTGATTACAGTGTTCCACGTTATGTCATTACGAAAGCTCTCGGTCGTTATAAACCCTCTCTTTATTGGGATTCTCGCCTATCTTGCCTACGCCTACGAGACGTACCTGAACCAGTGCTCCCAACACAAGATTGGGTAAAAATCGATGTCAAATATGGTGGGATTTGTGGGAGCGATCTTAATTTAATTTCATTAAATGACAGCCCGGCAACTTCGCCCTATGCCTCTTTCCCCTTTACGATCGGTCATGAAATAGTCGGGAAAGTCGCAGACATTGGGAGAAACATTAGCGGTATAGAAATCGGTAGCCGAGTAGCCATTGACCCAGTCCTGTCATGTCAGGCTAGAGGATTCACAAATCCTTGTCCTGCCTGTCAGCGCGGTGATTTTAGTTTATGTAACCAAAAAACAGATGGTGATATCTCACCTGGATTACTCATAGGCGCCTGTCGTGATACTGGGGGAAGCTGGGGACCTTCACTTGTCGCTCATAAAAGTCAAATCATCCCATTACCGGACGAAGTCGACGATTCAAATGGAGTCCTTGCTGAACCTTTTAGCTGCGCTTTACATGCTGTGTTACGAAATCCACCGAAGGATGATGATACCGTTCTCGTAATCGGGGCAGGGGTGATCGGAATTGGAGTCATTGCTGCCATACGAGCATTAGGGATTCAAGCGCGGATCCTCTCACTCGTCAAACATCCATTTCAAGCGAAGCTAGCCCAACATTACGGTGCGGACCAAACCATTTTCCTGACTCGATCGAAGGATTATATTCATGAAACAGCCGAACATCTCAAAGCAAGAGTGTTTAAACCCATATACGGATACCCTGTCGTTGAAGGTGGCGCTTCGCTCGTTTTCGAATGTGTCGGCCGTAAACAAAGCATGAATGATGCGCTCCGCTTAACTCAAAGTGGGGGTAAGGTCGTATTGTTAGGTTTGGCAAGTATAATGGATGGGATTGACTGGACCTCAGTTTGGCTCAACGAACTTGAAGTGAAAGGTAGTTTCGCATACAGTACGGGCCATTACCAAGGCCGAACGATGAGGACATTGGACATCGCGGTTGAGTTAATGCGCTCCGGGCACGTTGACCTATCACCATTAATTACACACCGTTTTCCAATTGAACAATATAAAGAAGCACTACAAACCGCGACGAAAAAAAGCAACCAAGCGATCAAAGTAGTCTTCGAACATTAA
- a CDS encoding class II aldolase/adducin family protein, with translation MKNFTFSGTATTSSFSQWLAKGMKREFINHGFEFLDEAVDDIRLVFNFVDKEHCRPFRRKAQATFVVSILESSGEVSNIFKEAYPYLIRSLSNHLMYVNHSKHHSDIYFLTPEQGCYKITYKYGQNENEFFAHVYERLEPLALSRLVIENDFHYDLPKNLWTGDQISEKLSVSGKKLDDLNLLPAPFPINEYLNKRDMRHLNKLYGIGGLSYGNLSARQENDNFWMSASGIDKSNMKTIGQDILYIKGYNSENNHIEVSVPPEVTPKRASVDAIEHWMIYKEHPEVGSIVHIHAWMDDVQATEINYPCGTLELAKTVAQLVREAENPARTVIGLKNHGLTITGPDLDDIFERIDGKITRQVPMS, from the coding sequence ATGAAGAACTTTACATTTAGTGGTACAGCAACAACGAGCTCGTTTTCACAATGGTTAGCTAAAGGAATGAAACGAGAATTTATTAACCACGGCTTTGAGTTTTTAGATGAAGCTGTTGATGACATTCGTCTCGTCTTCAACTTTGTTGATAAAGAACATTGTCGTCCATTCCGAAGAAAAGCCCAAGCTACCTTTGTTGTCTCCATACTTGAGTCTAGTGGTGAAGTGTCCAACATCTTCAAAGAAGCTTATCCTTATTTAATTCGTTCGCTATCAAATCACTTAATGTATGTGAATCATTCCAAACATCACTCTGACATTTACTTTTTAACACCAGAACAAGGTTGCTACAAGATTACATACAAATATGGTCAAAACGAAAACGAATTCTTTGCGCATGTATACGAACGATTAGAGCCATTAGCTTTATCTCGTTTAGTGATCGAAAATGATTTCCATTATGATTTACCGAAAAATTTATGGACTGGCGATCAAATCTCAGAGAAATTAAGTGTGTCTGGGAAAAAACTAGACGATCTCAATTTATTACCGGCACCATTTCCAATTAATGAATATTTAAATAAACGTGATATGCGCCACTTAAATAAATTGTATGGGATTGGTGGCTTAAGTTACGGTAATTTAAGTGCTCGCCAAGAAAATGATAACTTCTGGATGAGTGCGAGTGGCATTGATAAATCAAACATGAAAACAATCGGTCAAGACATTCTATATATTAAAGGTTATAATTCAGAGAACAATCATATCGAAGTAAGCGTTCCACCTGAAGTTACACCAAAACGCGCGTCTGTAGACGCGATTGAGCATTGGATGATTTATAAGGAACACCCTGAAGTTGGCTCGATCGTCCATATCCACGCGTGGATGGATGATGTACAAGCCACCGAAATTAATTACCCGTGTGGCACGTTAGAACTTGCAAAAACGGTTGCCCAATTAGTACGTGAAGCAGAAAATCCTGCTCGTACCGTGATTGGCCTCAAAAACCATGGGCTCACCATTACCGGTCCTGACCTAGATGATATCTTTGAAAGAATTGATGGAAAAATTACTCGACAAGTACCAATGAGTTAG
- a CDS encoding sodium:calcium antiporter produces the protein MVFFLFALAAAITVFAAIKLSTYADVISEKTALGGMLIGTILLAGATSLPEVTTSITAVVIGSPDLAVGNVLGSNMFNLLIIASFDLYFRKQQIFTHAAKENYYTAGIGLILALTTVMALLVRTEYTFLGIGLDTFTLLFIYTSGMLILTLMSKRNPSLPANEPGHDYHHTAAISLKRATYGFIIASIIILGSGTLLTFTGDEIAIITGLGATFVGSFLIALSTSLPEAVAVLVACQLRNYNLAIGSILGSNLFNFLILAGTDAIYQQGSLLSISSDLHIITASAVTILSIIMVYSLLRKKARSPLAYAFPSTILIIVYFISTYLIYSY, from the coding sequence ATGGTTTTTTTTCTATTTGCACTTGCTGCAGCAATCACCGTATTCGCTGCGATTAAATTATCAACCTATGCCGATGTCATAAGTGAAAAAACTGCCCTAGGTGGCATGTTAATTGGAACCATCTTACTTGCAGGAGCGACAAGTTTACCTGAAGTAACGACGAGCATTACAGCTGTAGTAATCGGTTCACCAGACCTAGCTGTCGGAAACGTCCTAGGTAGCAACATGTTTAATTTATTGATCATTGCAAGCTTTGACTTATATTTCCGTAAGCAACAAATTTTCACTCATGCCGCCAAGGAAAATTATTATACAGCAGGTATAGGGCTAATATTGGCCCTTACAACGGTGATGGCATTACTTGTTCGTACGGAATATACGTTTTTAGGTATTGGATTAGATACATTCACATTATTATTTATCTATACAAGCGGAATGCTTATTCTCACCTTAATGTCGAAAAGGAATCCTTCACTACCTGCGAACGAACCTGGTCATGATTATCATCATACCGCAGCGATTTCTTTAAAACGAGCGACCTATGGATTTATTATTGCTTCGATCATCATTCTAGGTTCAGGGACGCTTTTAACTTTTACAGGTGATGAAATTGCAATCATTACAGGACTTGGGGCAACATTTGTGGGTAGCTTTCTTATTGCTTTATCAACGTCCTTACCCGAAGCGGTTGCTGTTCTAGTCGCTTGCCAATTGCGGAATTACAATTTAGCGATCGGATCTATATTAGGGAGTAACCTATTTAATTTTTTGATATTAGCTGGTACCGATGCGATCTATCAGCAAGGGTCATTGTTAAGCATCTCATCTGACCTACATATCATAACTGCATCAGCGGTTACGATTCTTTCAATCATCATGGTATATTCGCTGCTACGCAAAAAAGCTCGTTCACCGCTTGCTTATGCGTTCCCGTCAACCATTTTAATTATCGTTTATTTTATTTCTACCTACCTCATATATAGTTATTAA
- a CDS encoding TlpA disulfide reductase family protein, producing MVSRKHFFFMVFFFMFFSIGLLYEQSETVLKELDQAIAASTSVGVFEGDQAKNFQLQNQDGEVVSLDQFKGKTVIVNFFATWCGPCQQEMPELVSLANHLNQDEVALLGVNMTKQERNQEDVSYFLEHFDVGFEVVLDTDGEVMNDYQIIGIPTTVVIDENGVIEKRFNGIVNQKILIEETGIEIHD from the coding sequence ATGGTGAGTCGGAAGCATTTCTTTTTTATGGTATTTTTCTTTATGTTTTTTTCAATTGGACTGCTTTATGAACAGTCAGAAACCGTCTTAAAAGAGCTAGACCAAGCGATTGCAGCTTCGACAAGTGTTGGCGTCTTTGAAGGTGATCAAGCGAAAAACTTTCAATTGCAGAATCAAGACGGTGAGGTCGTAAGTCTTGATCAGTTTAAGGGTAAAACAGTGATCGTAAACTTTTTTGCCACATGGTGTGGACCATGTCAACAAGAAATGCCGGAGCTTGTTTCGCTCGCTAACCATTTAAATCAAGATGAAGTGGCCTTACTTGGTGTCAATATGACCAAGCAAGAACGGAATCAAGAGGATGTAAGCTACTTTCTTGAGCATTTTGATGTTGGTTTTGAAGTTGTACTTGATACCGATGGGGAGGTTATGAATGATTATCAAATCATTGGTATCCCAACAACGGTTGTCATTGACGAAAATGGGGTGATCGAAAAGCGCTTCAACGGCATCGTTAACCAAAAAATATTAATTGAGGAAACAGGGATTGAAATTCATGATTAA
- a CDS encoding MGDG synthase family glycosyltransferase yields the protein MKRQPYIFSASIGHGHNQAAKALHYAFTKKGYEPNFIDTFHAISPKLHKFMLTSYLQMLKLSPVLWRKIYFYAEDHPLFLALDRFGSFFSERIYTMLLEHRCNFMISTHPFVTAFLAKMKQKKGLNLPLYTVITDFVLHPAYVREEIDGYFTASADTNEFASLYNVPAERFFSTGIPFVTHPCLEKTKWKARYDLHLDHNKKILLIAGGGIGLTNYPQVIRALETLREPIQIVCMTGHNMEAKQQLLKQKSKHDVKAVEFTDQFLLYLKASDAVLSKAGGLTMAESLACETPIVIFQPVPGHEEHNAKFLTENGAAVHVNDYEGLSTTIESVLYHRRQNEKMKKKARVLKRPNAANQIVDEILLLFEQQEQAAH from the coding sequence ATGAAACGTCAACCATATATTTTTTCCGCTTCGATTGGACACGGACACAATCAAGCGGCAAAAGCTCTTCACTATGCTTTTACGAAAAAGGGGTATGAACCCAACTTTATTGATACATTTCATGCGATTAGCCCTAAACTTCATAAATTTATGTTGACAAGTTATTTGCAGATGTTGAAGTTAAGTCCGGTTTTATGGCGTAAGATCTATTTTTACGCTGAAGATCATCCGCTATTTTTAGCCCTTGATCGCTTCGGCTCATTTTTTTCGGAACGGATCTATACGATGTTACTTGAGCATCGCTGTAATTTTATGATATCAACACATCCATTTGTTACGGCATTTTTAGCAAAAATGAAGCAAAAAAAAGGCCTAAATCTGCCATTGTATACAGTGATTACTGATTTTGTGCTACACCCAGCCTATGTGCGTGAGGAAATTGACGGTTATTTCACCGCGTCCGCAGATACAAATGAGTTTGCCAGCCTCTACAATGTTCCGGCTGAGCGTTTTTTCTCAACAGGTATTCCGTTTGTGACACACCCGTGTTTAGAGAAAACAAAATGGAAGGCGCGTTATGATTTGCATTTAGATCATAACAAAAAAATTTTGCTTATTGCCGGCGGGGGAATCGGTTTAACAAATTATCCGCAAGTGATTCGAGCTCTCGAGACATTGCGCGAGCCAATACAAATCGTTTGTATGACGGGTCACAATATGGAAGCTAAGCAACAATTGCTCAAACAAAAAAGTAAACATGATGTGAAAGCAGTAGAGTTTACGGACCAATTTTTGCTTTATCTAAAAGCAAGTGATGCTGTTCTTTCAAAAGCAGGCGGTTTGACGATGGCTGAATCTCTTGCTTGCGAGACGCCTATCGTTATTTTCCAACCGGTTCCTGGTCACGAAGAGCATAACGCCAAGTTTTTGACAGAAAATGGTGCAGCAGTCCATGTGAATGATTACGAGGGTCTTTCCACCACCATTGAGAGCGTGTTATATCACCGTAGACAAAATGAAAAGATGAAAAAGAAAGCGAGGGTACTCAAAAGACCGAACGCAGCCAATCAAATTGTTGATGAGATTTTGTTGTTGTTTGAACAACAAGAGCAAGCCGCTCACTGA
- a CDS encoding diacylglycerol/lipid kinase family protein: MYHFIVNRYSGNGKGNRSWNKIKQYLIQKNVDFRVYFSERSQHASEILSQLKGGETVDQMVVAIGGDGTINEVVNGLIGSELTLGVVPAGSGNDFARSLQIPSDPLQALDRILVGKRKQIDLLQVNQRFCLTVVGIGFDGRVAELTNQSNIKKWFGYVKLGKLSYGMNVLRALKTYHPSKVTVRVDDEVTVYDDVWLVTVANVPYCGGGMQICPEASYFDGYFDICIVHSLSKFHLLRLFPKVYNGSHTSSPAVTTLRGKHVEVMSERPIVIHGDGETIGNTPVTVSIHSEALQVV; the protein is encoded by the coding sequence ATGTATCATTTTATAGTTAACCGTTATTCAGGTAATGGAAAAGGAAATCGAAGTTGGAATAAAATTAAACAATATTTAATCCAAAAAAACGTTGATTTTCGTGTGTACTTTTCGGAGCGATCACAACATGCAAGTGAGATCCTTTCTCAACTGAAGGGCGGAGAAACTGTCGATCAAATGGTGGTGGCCATTGGTGGCGATGGAACGATCAATGAAGTTGTTAATGGTTTGATTGGGTCTGAGCTTACGTTAGGTGTGGTTCCTGCTGGATCAGGTAATGACTTTGCTCGATCCTTACAAATCCCATCCGACCCACTGCAAGCCTTGGATCGGATTCTAGTAGGTAAGAGAAAGCAAATTGATTTGCTTCAGGTCAATCAGCGATTTTGTCTTACAGTGGTTGGAATTGGTTTTGACGGGAGAGTTGCAGAGCTTACAAATCAGTCTAACATAAAGAAATGGTTTGGTTATGTGAAGTTAGGGAAGCTTTCCTATGGTATGAATGTGCTTCGAGCACTAAAAACTTATCATCCAAGTAAAGTGACGGTTCGGGTTGACGACGAGGTAACCGTTTATGACGATGTCTGGCTTGTAACGGTTGCTAATGTTCCTTATTGCGGGGGTGGCATGCAAATTTGTCCGGAAGCAAGTTATTTTGACGGCTACTTTGATATTTGTATTGTTCATAGCCTCTCAAAGTTTCATTTACTCCGTTTATTCCCTAAAGTATACAATGGTAGTCATACGAGTAGTCCAGCGGTAACAACACTGAGAGGAAAACATGTCGAAGTGATGTCTGAGAGGCCGATCGTTATTCATGGAGATGGTGAAACGATCGGCAATACGCCAGTGACAGTTTCGATTCATAGCGAAGCCCTTCAGGTCGTTTGA
- a CDS encoding YjbA family protein, with amino-acid sequence MVHIRDVWINWFEGEENGYNVCEFHEWRSEDRIEVLDQAAVVKVTDALYDYIENNICDLPEQLLNDVYRKSYLRKNMSRIELDYCFIATNGEGIIAVDTLGYKTPIRKSRLTPRQEQIVFELLENEGFTPYDVESSVEKKEYHILSPHPDLMKGLTRKERQLKQLLFMALDQLYSSKNAAEIRYWYTEWSPHHYLDIQMMDMEEAWQSLYHEIKDGWTSNHYHLCEAIVKGQPFFEKLWEIEHGESVK; translated from the coding sequence ATGGTCCACATTCGGGATGTATGGATCAATTGGTTTGAGGGTGAAGAAAACGGCTACAATGTCTGTGAATTTCATGAATGGAGAAGTGAAGATCGCATTGAGGTGTTAGATCAAGCCGCTGTCGTAAAAGTAACAGATGCTTTGTATGATTACATTGAAAATAATATTTGTGATTTACCGGAGCAGTTACTAAATGATGTGTATCGAAAGAGTTACTTAAGGAAGAATATGTCAAGGATTGAGTTGGATTACTGTTTCATTGCGACTAATGGAGAAGGAATTATTGCGGTTGATACGTTAGGGTATAAGACACCCATCCGAAAGAGTAGGTTAACACCAAGACAGGAACAAATTGTGTTTGAACTATTAGAGAATGAGGGCTTTACTCCTTATGATGTTGAATCATCAGTTGAAAAGAAAGAGTACCATATTCTTTCCCCACACCCAGACTTGATGAAAGGGTTGACGAGAAAGGAACGTCAACTCAAGCAACTGCTATTCATGGCGTTGGATCAATTGTATTCAAGTAAGAATGCAGCGGAGATCCGTTATTGGTATACAGAATGGAGCCCACATCATTATTTAGACATTCAAATGATGGATATGGAGGAAGCGTGGCAATCTCTTTATCATGAAATAAAAGACGGTTGGACAAGCAACCATTATCATTTGTGCGAAGCCATTGTAAAAGGCCAGCCATTTTTTGAGAAGTTGTGGGAGATTGAACACGGTGAAAGTGTCAAGTGA
- the trpS gene encoding tryptophan--tRNA ligase, which translates to MKTVFSGIQPSGTLTLGNYLGAMKHFVELQNNHNCYFCIVDQHAITVPQDRLKLRENIRSLAALYLAVGIDPEKSTLFIQSEVPAHAQLGWMMQCVSYIGELERMTQFKDKSAGKEAVNASLLTYPPLMAADILLYQTDLVPVGEDQKQHLELTRDLAERFNKKYNDIFTIPEVSIPKVGARIMSLNDPSKKMSKSNPNPKSYISMLDDEKTMIKKIKSAVTDSANTVAFNREEKPAISNLLSIYSLCSGKSISDIEDLYKDKGYGDFKGDLANVVVEALRPIQQRYNELINSSELDDILDHGAEKANRTAMKTLEKAERAMGLGRKRRK; encoded by the coding sequence ATGAAAACAGTATTTTCTGGTATACAGCCTAGCGGAACATTAACACTTGGAAATTATTTAGGAGCAATGAAACATTTTGTAGAACTACAAAACAATCACAACTGTTACTTCTGTATTGTCGACCAACATGCCATTACAGTACCCCAAGATCGACTGAAACTTCGCGAGAATATTCGCAGCCTTGCTGCCCTGTATTTAGCGGTGGGGATTGATCCCGAAAAGTCTACATTATTTATTCAATCAGAAGTACCTGCGCATGCACAGCTCGGCTGGATGATGCAATGTGTATCTTATATCGGCGAGCTTGAACGTATGACACAATTCAAAGATAAATCAGCAGGTAAAGAAGCAGTTAATGCCTCCCTTCTTACATACCCACCATTAATGGCAGCCGATATCTTACTTTACCAAACAGACCTTGTTCCTGTAGGTGAGGATCAGAAGCAACACCTAGAGCTAACTCGTGATTTAGCAGAACGTTTTAATAAGAAATATAACGACATCTTCACAATACCTGAAGTCAGTATTCCGAAAGTCGGCGCAAGAATTATGTCATTAAATGATCCGAGCAAAAAAATGAGTAAGTCAAATCCAAATCCAAAAAGCTACATATCTATGCTTGATGACGAAAAAACAATGATCAAAAAAATTAAAAGTGCTGTTACCGATTCTGCTAACACCGTCGCTTTTAATCGTGAAGAAAAACCAGCAATCTCTAACTTACTGTCAATCTACTCATTATGTTCGGGTAAATCGATTTCTGACATTGAAGACCTGTATAAAGATAAAGGATATGGCGACTTTAAAGGTGATTTAGCCAACGTTGTCGTCGAAGCTCTTCGACCGATCCAACAGCGTTACAACGAACTAATCAATTCAAGTGAATTGGATGACATTCTCGATCATGGTGCAGAAAAAGCAAATAGAACCGCAATGAAGACTCTTGAAAAAGCAGAACGTGCGATGGGCCTCGGCCGTAAACGACGAAAATAA
- a CDS encoding DUF2268 domain-containing protein: MGVIATNNWVREFAERCQKKGIFERELMIQKEVIIERLAKAFQTTQFMDLHEYLLNQGLFHPDHGGNIKEVVAHLEEKKCWQYVQEEYKWLRSNWRGPKASIFIFPVEMRNTMIMNELGGKMGIGFRDKIFLFLSPEVSKGEVCQLLTHEYHHVCRLSYLNKSATELSLLDSLLVEGLAEAAVGERFGEGALAPWVKRYNDQEVETFWERVFLPNLQLKGHENHQPFLYGNGSVHLPKWIGYCIGYKIVKSLLERHRGDQTTILLRLSSEEILQRSKFLAQPVEQIEKPRKR; the protein is encoded by the coding sequence TTGGGAGTCATTGCAACAAATAATTGGGTCCGTGAATTTGCTGAGCGATGTCAAAAGAAAGGGATTTTTGAGCGTGAATTAATGATTCAAAAAGAAGTGATTATTGAGCGACTTGCAAAAGCGTTTCAGACAACTCAATTCATGGATCTTCATGAATACCTATTAAACCAAGGACTATTTCATCCAGATCATGGAGGAAATATAAAGGAAGTGGTTGCTCATCTAGAAGAAAAAAAATGTTGGCAGTACGTTCAAGAAGAATATAAATGGTTGCGTTCCAACTGGAGGGGGCCAAAAGCATCGATTTTTATTTTTCCAGTTGAAATGAGGAACACGATGATTATGAATGAATTAGGGGGGAAAATGGGGATTGGTTTTCGGGATAAGATTTTTTTATTTTTATCCCCTGAAGTTAGTAAGGGTGAGGTCTGTCAGTTACTCACACATGAATATCATCATGTTTGTCGGTTATCTTATCTCAATAAATCAGCGACAGAGCTTTCCCTACTTGATTCTCTTTTAGTGGAAGGGCTAGCTGAAGCTGCGGTTGGCGAACGCTTTGGAGAAGGTGCACTTGCTCCATGGGTTAAACGTTATAACGACCAGGAAGTAGAAACATTTTGGGAACGAGTTTTTTTACCAAATCTTCAACTTAAAGGGCATGAAAACCACCAGCCATTTTTATATGGAAATGGAAGTGTTCACTTACCGAAATGGATCGGTTATTGCATTGGTTATAAAATTGTGAAATCACTGTTAGAACGCCATCGAGGTGATCAAACAACAATATTACTGCGCTTATCTTCAGAGGAAATTTTGCAACGATCGAAGTTCTTAGCACAACCGGTAGAACAAATAGAAAAACCCCGAAAACGCTAG